In Bacteroidia bacterium, one genomic interval encodes:
- a CDS encoding M48 family metallopeptidase, translated as MKRGIKILLLIFFVSCSNVPLTERKQINLLPESQMVAMALTSYNDFLKEHPPVVNSNSDAQMVKKVGERVKDAVVQYMRDHNLYDRIKDYRWEFNLVDSKDVNAWCMPGGKVVVYSGLLPVTKNEEGLALVMGHEIAHAIARHGNERMSQQLLAATGGLALDVALTNKPAETRQLFNTAYGVGANLGVLLPYSRLHETEADKLGLIFMAMAGYNPAIAPDFWKRMAAVSGNKVPEILSTHPSNETRIHDLNKFMPTAMKYYKPRP; from the coding sequence ATGAAAAGAGGTATAAAAATATTGTTGCTTATTTTTTTTGTTTCATGTAGTAATGTTCCTTTAACAGAGCGTAAGCAAATTAATCTACTTCCGGAGTCGCAGATGGTAGCTATGGCTTTAACATCATATAACGATTTTCTGAAAGAGCATCCTCCTGTGGTAAATAGTAACTCAGATGCTCAAATGGTTAAAAAAGTAGGAGAGCGTGTAAAGGACGCTGTTGTTCAATATATGCGCGACCACAACCTTTACGACAGAATAAAGGACTACCGTTGGGAGTTTAACCTTGTTGACAGTAAAGATGTAAATGCATGGTGTATGCCGGGAGGGAAAGTTGTTGTTTATTCCGGATTATTACCGGTAACGAAAAATGAAGAAGGTCTTGCCTTAGTTATGGGCCATGAAATTGCACATGCTATAGCACGCCATGGCAATGAAAGAATGAGTCAGCAGTTGCTAGCTGCAACAGGAGGACTTGCATTAGATGTTGCATTAACTAACAAGCCTGCAGAGACAAGACAGTTATTTAATACAGCATATGGTGTTGGTGCAAACCTTGGTGTACTATTACCATATTCACGATTACATGAAACAGAAGCTGATAAACTGGGATTGATTTTTATGGCAATGGCTGGTTATAATCCTGCCATTGCTCCTGATTTCTGGAAAAGAATGGCGGCAGTATCAGGTAATAAAGTTCCTGAAATATTAAGTACCCACCCAAGCAATGAAACACGTATTCACGATTTAAATAAGTTTATGCCTACGGCAATGAAGTATTATAAGCCACGCCCTTGA
- a CDS encoding isoprenylcysteine carboxylmethyltransferase family protein → MALQEEMEKQGLWLFKYRSFLPLFLLGFGLSYYLWSKVHHIRPFPENSRSEEWFLYACMIVSFLGLLMRVYIVGHTPVNTSGRNTSEGQVADSINQTGMYSMVRHPLYVGNFIMWLGIALFTASIWFVLLFIAVYWLYYERIMYAEEQFMRKKFGNAYTDWAEKTPAFIPEFSNYKKPSLPFSWKKVLKKEKNGLAAIFIVFLLFYAAGQLITNNVIQNNFLIYGTAFSILFYIVIKIIRKQTTLLHETGR, encoded by the coding sequence ATGGCATTACAAGAAGAAATGGAAAAACAAGGGCTTTGGCTTTTTAAATATCGCAGCTTTTTACCGCTGTTTCTTTTAGGATTCGGGCTATCTTATTATTTATGGAGTAAAGTACACCATATCCGACCTTTTCCTGAAAACTCAAGGTCTGAAGAATGGTTCTTATATGCCTGCATGATTGTATCGTTTTTAGGATTGTTAATGCGTGTTTATATTGTAGGACATACTCCGGTAAATACATCCGGTCGCAATACTTCAGAAGGTCAGGTTGCTGACTCTATCAATCAAACAGGCATGTATTCTATGGTTCGTCATCCTTTGTATGTTGGTAATTTTATTATGTGGCTTGGCATTGCTCTTTTTACTGCAAGCATCTGGTTTGTATTGTTGTTTATTGCTGTTTATTGGTTGTACTACGAGCGTATAATGTATGCCGAAGAACAATTTATGAGAAAGAAGTTCGGCAATGCCTATACCGACTGGGCCGAGAAAACACCGGCATTTATTCCTGAATTTTCAAATTACAAAAAGCCATCACTACCATTCAGCTGGAAGAAGGTACTTAAGAAAGAGAAGAATGGACTTGCTGCAATATTTATTGTATTCTTACTTTTTTATGCAGCCGGGCAATTAATAACCAACAATGTCATACAAAATAATTTTCTGATTTATGGAACAGCTTTCAGTATATTGTTTTATATAGTTATTAAAATTATCAGAAAACAAACTACATTACTACACGAAACCGGTCGATAG